One region of Acidimicrobiia bacterium genomic DNA includes:
- the trpS gene encoding tryptophan--tRNA ligase, with amino-acid sequence MLQGTVSIEEAASKRVLTGFRPTGKLHIGHLFGNVKNLVQLQDVTEVFVFVADWHMLSTDYDRGEELDVNTSDLVVDLIAAGLDPEKAVIYRQSDLPEVAELALYYSMITPLSWLERNPTFKEQLSELEERDISTHGFLGYPLLQLADITVVKGEVVPVGEDQLPHLELGREVVRRFHNLFGAEYFPEPMGLLSDASRVPGNDGRKMSKSYGNAIFLDDSPEIVQKKIRSYITDPQKIYLKDPGRPEVCSVYSLHELFTPPEDTAIVAAECRAGARGCVACKDQLAGNLNATLEPIRKRRAEAKQPGRVDQVLDLGFEKVKPIAETTLEGARDLVGVGNSRAARGKSGVLDGSTCSGHLTSNDQ; translated from the coding sequence ATGCTTCAAGGCACAGTATCGATAGAGGAAGCGGCGTCTAAACGCGTTCTCACCGGATTTCGACCCACTGGAAAGCTTCACATAGGGCACCTTTTCGGGAACGTGAAGAACTTGGTGCAGCTCCAAGACGTTACTGAGGTGTTCGTGTTCGTTGCCGACTGGCACATGCTCTCTACCGATTACGATCGCGGCGAGGAACTAGATGTCAACACATCTGACCTTGTAGTAGATCTGATAGCGGCAGGCCTAGATCCAGAGAAGGCCGTCATATACAGGCAGAGCGATTTGCCCGAGGTAGCGGAGCTAGCTCTGTATTACTCGATGATCACTCCGCTCTCATGGTTGGAGCGCAATCCCACCTTTAAAGAACAGCTGTCCGAGTTGGAGGAGAGAGATATTTCCACGCATGGATTCCTCGGGTACCCGCTTTTGCAACTTGCGGACATAACAGTGGTGAAAGGAGAGGTAGTGCCAGTCGGGGAGGACCAGCTTCCGCACCTAGAGTTAGGTAGGGAGGTAGTTAGGCGTTTTCACAATCTTTTTGGAGCAGAGTATTTTCCCGAGCCCATGGGATTGCTTAGCGATGCATCTCGAGTCCCTGGAAACGACGGAAGGAAGATGTCGAAGTCTTATGGGAATGCCATATTTCTCGATGATTCTCCCGAAATCGTGCAAAAGAAAATTCGGTCCTATATCACGGATCCTCAAAAGATTTACTTGAAGGATCCAGGCCGTCCCGAGGTGTGTTCTGTTTATTCTCTCCACGAACTTTTCACTCCTCCCGAGGACACGGCCATTGTGGCTGCCGAGTGTCGAGCTGGAGCTAGGGGGTGCGTAGCTTGCAAAGATCAGCTTGCAGGCAATCTGAACGCCACGTTGGAGCCCATACGCAAAAGGAGAGCCGAGGCTAAACAGCCCGGGAGAGTCGATCAGGTGCTTGACTTGGGCTTCGAGAAGGTCAAGCCTATTGCGGAGACTACTTTGGAGGGAGCAAGGGATCTGGTGGGCGTTGGGAATTCCAGAGCGGCCAGGGGAAAGTCGGGCGTTTTGGACGGAAGTACTTGCTCCGGACATCTGACGAGCAACGACCAATAG
- a CDS encoding site-2 protease family protein — protein sequence MSAFVNGVLSYLTFLFCVTVHEFSHAFAATRFGDETAKEAGRLTLNPLPHMDLFGTVILPILGILSSGAVLGYASTPIDPRAMKPRRVGPAISVIAGPVSNAALSVVAALGARLARMALESVGSESAAGFLVEFLRGARIAGIRVALLSGVLAVFNLLPAGPLDGALFFRYSFPDSQAAAALNTGLAWMVVLVVFLFVLAGPTYRAVEAMVASLGGL from the coding sequence GTGAGCGCTTTTGTAAATGGTGTTCTGAGCTATCTCACATTTTTGTTTTGCGTTACGGTTCACGAGTTCTCTCACGCTTTCGCCGCAACGCGTTTTGGAGACGAAACGGCGAAAGAAGCGGGTCGTCTTACTCTTAATCCGCTTCCGCACATGGATCTATTTGGGACAGTGATCTTGCCTATCTTAGGAATCCTGAGCTCGGGAGCGGTGCTTGGCTATGCCAGTACGCCCATCGATCCTAGGGCAATGAAGCCTAGACGCGTTGGGCCTGCCATATCGGTGATCGCAGGTCCTGTTTCGAATGCAGCACTTAGCGTGGTCGCAGCGCTCGGCGCTCGGTTGGCACGCATGGCGTTGGAAAGTGTCGGCAGCGAAAGCGCCGCAGGATTTCTCGTGGAGTTTTTGAGGGGAGCGAGAATTGCCGGCATTCGCGTTGCGCTCCTAAGTGGAGTACTCGCCGTATTCAACTTGCTTCCTGCAGGACCCTTGGATGGCGCTCTGTTTTTCAGATACAGCTTCCCCGATAGCCAGGCCGCTGCCGCGCTCAACACCGGTCTCGCATGGATGGTAGTTCTTGTAGTGTTTCTCTTCGTCTTAGCAGGTCCAACATACAGGGCGGTTGAAGCGATGGTTGCGTCGCTTGGAGGGTTGTGA
- a CDS encoding RNA polymerase-binding protein DksA — MTAKYAHLKTRLEEERNNLIVQLKELGVDLGSGSVEIAVNEGFADSAAATAEKAETLALIDRLQVTLSDVEEALARMEAGTYGKCEICGDEIPLRRLEARPHALRCIKCQG; from the coding sequence ATGACAGCTAAGTACGCACATCTAAAAACACGACTCGAAGAAGAGCGAAACAATTTGATTGTTCAACTAAAGGAGCTAGGGGTCGATCTGGGGTCGGGAAGCGTCGAGATTGCGGTGAACGAAGGCTTTGCCGACTCAGCGGCTGCCACAGCTGAAAAGGCGGAGACCTTGGCGCTGATCGACCGTCTCCAGGTAACTCTTTCCGATGTAGAAGAGGCGCTCGCCCGGATGGAGGCGGGAACTTACGGAAAATGCGAGATTTGCGGAGACGAAATTCCGCTACGGCGCTTAGAGGCGAGACCGCACGCGTTGAGATGCATCAAGTGTCAGGGATAA
- the xerD gene encoding site-specific tyrosine recombinase XerD — MSREWAGEFLQHLAVEKGRSRLTLDSYRRDLARFARFLSERGLEGPEEASPSDVEDFIVSLRKEGLSARSVSRALSALRSFYEFAIAEGISSSNPAREVAGPHSMSPLPKALSKEEIERLIESIDGPAPADIRDRAIVEVLYSTGARISEIAALDLGDIDLENELVRIVGKGNKQRIVPLGSHARAALERYLSLSRPVLVERASRIRAPAALFVNARGQRLTRQGLWSILKRRASRVGLGEELSPHILRHSCATHMLEGGADIRAVQEMLGHASLTTTQTYTKITFSRIKSVYRSTHPRSGNRSGSGIGRLKRG; from the coding sequence CTGTCTAGGGAATGGGCCGGAGAGTTCTTACAGCACCTCGCGGTAGAGAAAGGTCGATCGCGTCTCACCTTGGATTCCTACAGGCGAGATCTGGCACGGTTTGCTCGCTTTCTGTCCGAAAGAGGGCTGGAAGGACCGGAGGAGGCTAGTCCCTCCGATGTTGAGGACTTTATTGTCAGCCTCCGCAAGGAAGGACTCTCGGCGCGCTCGGTATCCAGGGCGTTGTCTGCATTGAGAAGCTTTTATGAGTTCGCAATTGCAGAGGGAATTTCATCGTCCAATCCAGCGCGGGAAGTAGCAGGGCCACATTCAATGAGTCCGCTCCCGAAGGCTCTGAGCAAAGAGGAGATCGAGCGGTTGATCGAGAGTATTGACGGACCTGCGCCTGCCGACATCAGAGATCGGGCAATCGTCGAGGTCTTGTACTCCACCGGTGCCCGGATAAGCGAGATAGCGGCGCTGGATCTCGGAGACATCGATCTTGAAAACGAGTTAGTGAGGATCGTGGGCAAGGGAAATAAGCAGCGGATAGTTCCTTTGGGAAGCCATGCCCGGGCAGCGCTCGAGCGATATTTGAGTCTTTCCCGGCCTGTTTTAGTCGAAAGAGCATCTAGAATTCGAGCCCCAGCGGCACTGTTCGTGAACGCTAGAGGCCAGAGGTTGACGCGGCAGGGGCTTTGGTCAATTCTCAAAAGGCGAGCCTCGAGAGTAGGCCTAGGTGAAGAATTGAGCCCCCATATCTTGCGGCACTCCTGCGCTACTCACATGCTTGAAGGTGGTGCAGACATAAGAGCGGTACAGGAGATGTTGGGTCATGCTAGCCTTACTACGACTCAGACTTATACAAAAATCACTTTTTCACGCATCAAGTCTGTCTATCGCAGCACTCATCCGCGATCCGGGAACCGGAGCGGTTCTGGCATCGGCCGACTCAAGCGGGGTTGA
- the ald gene encoding alanine dehydrogenase, whose amino-acid sequence MVLAVGVPKEIKPSEFRVAATPEGVAELAHLGVSVYVEEGAGLGSSIPDSHYAAAGARVVPLAEDVWAEADLVLKVKEPTPQEFQFLSQGKLLFAYLHLAAHPEVTRALLDSGVVAIACETVKKPDGSLPLLAPMSEVAGRMAPHIAAHFLQRPYGGRGVLFGGAAGVRPARVVVLGAGIVGRNAAWIAQGAEAEVVMIDKDTEKLRYVDSIHRGRIQTLYSSRLTIAEEIARADVVIGAALNPGARAPLLVTEEMVRTMKDGAVIVDVAIDQGGVCETSRETTHEDPVFEVHSVIHYGVSNMPGAVPHTSTFAFTNATLPYALAICKQGIPAVFEVYPELASGVNTVYGRVVNAAVAEALGYEATPLKEVLG is encoded by the coding sequence CTGGTGCTCGCTGTAGGCGTTCCCAAGGAGATCAAACCCTCAGAGTTTAGGGTGGCAGCTACCCCTGAGGGGGTAGCTGAACTAGCACACTTAGGAGTTTCGGTCTATGTCGAGGAGGGGGCGGGACTTGGCTCCTCGATTCCCGACTCGCACTACGCTGCCGCCGGTGCTCGCGTCGTCCCGCTTGCAGAAGACGTATGGGCCGAAGCAGACCTTGTCCTCAAAGTAAAAGAACCCACTCCTCAAGAGTTTCAATTCCTCTCGCAAGGAAAATTGCTCTTCGCTTATTTGCACTTGGCTGCGCATCCCGAGGTCACTCGAGCTCTCCTCGACTCTGGGGTAGTCGCGATCGCATGTGAGACTGTCAAGAAGCCCGACGGCTCTCTTCCTTTGCTGGCTCCCATGTCAGAGGTGGCAGGTAGGATGGCCCCACACATAGCGGCGCATTTCTTGCAGCGTCCTTATGGTGGGCGAGGAGTGCTGTTCGGTGGGGCGGCGGGGGTCAGGCCTGCTCGAGTAGTCGTCCTCGGAGCTGGGATCGTAGGCCGAAACGCAGCCTGGATAGCGCAGGGGGCCGAGGCAGAGGTAGTAATGATCGACAAGGACACTGAAAAGCTACGATACGTCGACTCGATTCACCGGGGAAGGATCCAGACGCTGTACTCATCCCGGCTGACTATTGCAGAGGAAATCGCCAGAGCTGATGTCGTCATCGGCGCGGCTTTGAATCCTGGAGCCAGGGCGCCGTTGCTCGTAACTGAAGAGATGGTTCGCACCATGAAAGACGGCGCAGTCATCGTAGATGTCGCGATCGATCAAGGCGGGGTCTGTGAGACCTCGAGGGAGACGACTCACGAAGACCCGGTATTCGAAGTTCACTCCGTTATCCACTACGGCGTCTCGAACATGCCGGGAGCCGTGCCGCATACCTCGACTTTTGCTTTTACCAACGCAACTCTTCCTTACGCGCTTGCTATCTGCAAGCAAGGCATCCCCGCGGTTTTCGAGGTCTATCCAGAGTTGGCTAGTGGAGTCAACACAGTTTACGGCAGAGTCGTAAATGCCGCGGTTGCAGAGGCGCTCGGCTACGAGGCGACGCCGCTGAAGGAGGTTTTGGGCTGA
- a CDS encoding ADP-ribose pyrophosphatase encodes MSDFRELESFRIIDRKLVFQGRLLALEELEVSSPAGELAVREAVRHPGAIAVLPVMADLSVVLCKQYRAPIDDVILEVIAGKLKAGESPQECARRELAEEAGLAAESLEELAVFFTSPGFTDEVMHAFLARGIATLNDDNQSNRHGIEEIHMELVRVRLREWPRLVEERLVRDAKSIVTLALAARYLGLED; translated from the coding sequence TTGAGCGATTTTCGCGAGTTGGAAAGCTTTCGAATTATCGATCGCAAACTCGTCTTCCAGGGACGTCTCTTGGCACTGGAGGAACTCGAGGTATCTAGTCCTGCGGGCGAACTCGCTGTGCGGGAGGCTGTCCGGCACCCTGGGGCTATTGCTGTGCTACCCGTAATGGCTGACCTCAGCGTTGTACTTTGCAAGCAGTATCGAGCGCCCATCGACGATGTCATTCTCGAGGTCATCGCCGGGAAGCTGAAGGCCGGAGAAAGCCCGCAAGAGTGTGCCCGCCGGGAATTGGCAGAAGAGGCTGGCCTCGCTGCGGAGTCCTTAGAAGAGCTTGCCGTCTTTTTTACCTCCCCCGGTTTCACCGACGAAGTAATGCATGCGTTTTTGGCGCGGGGCATCGCCACATTGAACGATGACAACCAGAGCAATCGCCACGGTATCGAGGAAATCCACATGGAGCTTGTGAGAGTTCGGCTTCGAGAGTGGCCGCGTCTTGTTGAGGAAAGACTCGTGCGAGACGCGAAATCGATCGTGACGCTGGCTTTAGCAGCGAGGTATTTAGGCCTGGAGGATTAG
- a CDS encoding CTP synthase, translating to MAKHIFVTGGVSSSLGKGLTAASLGRLLVARGLRVAMQKLDPYINVDPGTMNPFQHGEVFVTYDGCETDLDLGHYERFVGTNTNRLSNVTTGSIYQTVIAKERRGDYLGDTVQVIPHITNEIKDRIRKIATDDVDVVITEIGGTVGDIEILPFLEAIRQFRKDVGRDNVYYIHVTLIPYIRPSGELKTKPTQHSVTELRARGIQPDALVCRSDRPIELSIKQKLSLFCDVELQAVVSAPDARSIYEIPLVLAAEGLDEHVCRTLHLHTDEPNLSEWEDLVRRASFADKSVSIGIVGKYVGLPDAYLSVVEALRHGGFHHNSDVEIRWIPADRDDQATLAEELSRVDGILVPGGFGVRGIEGKISAAGFARRNKVPFLGICLGLQCAVIEFARNVLGLNGANSSEFDPSTPHPVVDLMDDQSGVDAKGGTMRLGTYVAKLRPGSLAAKVYRSEVIAERHRHRYEVNNRYRRALEQAGLIASGVSPDERLVEIVELTDHPYFIASQFHPEFQSRPLEPAPLFRDFISAALEFKASKAVVDPENASKDLESGVRETALTIRPSIDV from the coding sequence GTGGCAAAGCACATTTTCGTCACAGGCGGGGTCTCCTCGAGCCTCGGTAAGGGACTTACAGCAGCTTCACTAGGCCGCCTTCTGGTCGCGAGAGGCCTACGGGTAGCTATGCAGAAGCTAGATCCCTATATCAACGTTGATCCTGGAACGATGAACCCTTTCCAGCATGGGGAAGTCTTTGTCACTTATGACGGCTGTGAAACCGATCTAGATTTGGGTCATTACGAACGTTTTGTCGGAACTAATACCAACCGGCTTTCTAACGTGACGACAGGCTCCATCTACCAGACCGTAATAGCCAAGGAGCGAAGGGGCGATTACCTCGGTGATACGGTTCAGGTGATTCCCCATATAACCAACGAGATAAAAGATCGCATCAGGAAGATTGCCACTGACGATGTCGATGTGGTGATAACAGAGATCGGCGGTACGGTCGGAGACATCGAGATACTTCCTTTCCTCGAGGCGATACGGCAGTTTCGAAAAGATGTTGGTCGAGATAACGTCTATTACATACACGTCACGCTAATTCCTTACATCAGGCCCTCTGGTGAGTTGAAAACCAAGCCGACACAACACTCAGTCACCGAGCTTCGTGCTAGAGGCATTCAGCCTGATGCATTGGTCTGTCGTTCGGACCGCCCTATCGAGTTGTCCATCAAACAAAAACTTAGTCTCTTTTGCGACGTCGAGCTCCAAGCTGTCGTCTCGGCTCCCGACGCTCGCTCTATCTACGAGATTCCCCTAGTTCTCGCGGCAGAAGGTCTGGACGAACACGTCTGCCGTACCCTGCACCTTCACACCGATGAGCCCAATCTGTCGGAATGGGAGGATCTTGTACGCAGAGCATCCTTTGCAGACAAGAGCGTTTCTATCGGAATAGTTGGAAAGTATGTCGGGCTGCCGGACGCGTACCTCTCTGTCGTTGAGGCACTGCGTCATGGAGGTTTTCATCACAACTCCGACGTCGAAATAAGGTGGATCCCAGCCGATCGAGACGATCAGGCAACGCTAGCGGAAGAGCTTTCTAGAGTCGACGGCATCCTTGTTCCTGGCGGGTTCGGGGTGAGGGGCATTGAGGGCAAGATCTCCGCCGCTGGATTTGCCCGGCGTAATAAAGTTCCGTTTTTGGGGATTTGTCTTGGCTTGCAATGCGCGGTTATCGAGTTTGCCCGCAACGTGCTTGGATTGAATGGAGCTAACTCTTCGGAGTTCGACCCTTCGACTCCTCATCCCGTAGTTGACTTGATGGACGACCAATCTGGCGTCGACGCAAAAGGGGGGACGATGCGCTTAGGTACTTACGTGGCCAAGCTTCGCCCGGGCAGTTTGGCTGCAAAGGTTTACAGAAGCGAGGTTATAGCCGAGAGGCACCGTCACCGTTATGAGGTGAATAACCGATATCGAAGGGCTCTCGAACAAGCCGGATTGATTGCGTCCGGCGTTTCTCCAGACGAGAGGCTAGTCGAGATAGTCGAGCTCACTGACCATCCTTACTTCATAGCTAGCCAGTTTCACCCGGAGTTCCAAAGCCGGCCACTGGAGCCGGCCCCACTTTTCCGAGATTTCATTTCGGCAGCGCTTGAGTTCAAAGCATCGAAGGCAGTTGTCGACCCAGAAAATGCTTCAAAAGACCTAGAGTCTGGTGTGCGCGAGACTGCTTTGACGATTCGCCCATCGATCGACGTTTGA
- the recN gene encoding DNA repair protein RecN, protein MLVEVRVENLGLLKEAHLELDAGLNVITGETGAGKTLCVEALSYLCGSRAPRDAVGPWGNSSTIEARFLLDHATQPRLITEISPQQNTADHLDSTGEIVVRRIIDAGGKSRQYLNGCMATVTEIERALGDAIQIYGQFSVQALGDPRRQLSLLDFYVGAPLFEELDVYAATYQKATSLRRYLEQAVDAREIAREIDFLRHQVAEITAARLRQGEEEELYAELRRLEAAEELRTAAAKACELLESAQDAVGRAGSSGPETGCDPTFDELRGKCRVFAEELQELRRAFRSYFDSVDSDDQRLAQVRERLDLLGDLKRKYGRSTTEVFEFLEHAQSRLEELEGSESRSEALERELDALTACLIELGSSISRKRREGAAGLERSVQELLPRLGMAGATFKVGVSSKDPSWPDGFGPVGCDSVMFAFSPMPGMPPKPLHKVGSGGELARLMLAIEVSIGGKEGVPTLVFDEVDQGVGGAAAVAVGELLASIAETRQVICVTHLAQVASYGDCHFVIEKGPAGARARRLDPGDRVKEISRMLSGQATSRAANKHAQEILQRAASKKAS, encoded by the coding sequence ATGCTAGTCGAAGTCAGAGTCGAAAATCTCGGATTACTAAAAGAAGCTCATCTCGAACTCGATGCTGGGCTAAATGTGATCACTGGCGAGACGGGAGCAGGCAAGACCTTGTGCGTCGAAGCACTGTCGTATCTGTGTGGCTCAAGAGCGCCTAGAGATGCGGTAGGTCCGTGGGGCAACTCCTCCACCATTGAGGCTCGCTTTTTACTAGATCACGCTACTCAGCCGCGACTAATAACTGAAATTTCTCCACAACAGAACACTGCAGATCATCTCGACTCCACCGGCGAGATAGTTGTCAGAAGGATCATAGACGCAGGAGGTAAGAGCAGGCAGTACCTCAACGGTTGCATGGCCACGGTGACGGAGATTGAGCGGGCACTCGGAGATGCTATCCAGATCTACGGCCAGTTTTCTGTCCAGGCTTTAGGAGATCCTCGTCGGCAGCTTTCACTTCTGGACTTCTACGTTGGGGCGCCGCTTTTCGAAGAACTAGATGTGTACGCAGCTACCTACCAGAAGGCTACTAGCTTGCGGCGGTATCTCGAGCAGGCGGTAGATGCCCGAGAAATCGCTCGAGAGATCGATTTTCTACGGCATCAGGTGGCGGAGATTACAGCGGCCCGCCTTCGCCAAGGCGAAGAAGAGGAGTTGTACGCTGAGCTGAGGCGCCTGGAGGCAGCCGAAGAGTTGCGAACTGCTGCGGCGAAGGCCTGCGAGTTACTTGAGTCGGCACAGGATGCGGTTGGACGCGCAGGGTCGTCTGGACCCGAGACGGGGTGCGATCCCACCTTCGACGAATTGCGCGGTAAATGTCGCGTGTTCGCAGAAGAGCTTCAGGAGCTAAGGCGAGCGTTCAGGAGCTATTTTGACTCGGTAGACTCTGACGATCAGCGTCTCGCTCAGGTGCGAGAGCGGCTTGATCTTCTCGGAGATCTCAAACGTAAGTACGGGAGATCTACGACCGAGGTTTTCGAGTTCTTAGAGCATGCACAGAGTCGCTTAGAAGAGTTGGAAGGTTCCGAAAGTCGCTCAGAAGCACTCGAGCGAGAGCTCGATGCTCTCACTGCTTGCCTTATAGAGCTGGGCTCTTCTATCTCGCGGAAGCGGCGAGAGGGTGCGGCTGGCCTCGAAAGGTCGGTGCAGGAGCTTCTTCCTAGGCTCGGGATGGCAGGCGCGACGTTCAAAGTGGGAGTGTCATCCAAGGATCCCTCCTGGCCCGACGGCTTTGGACCTGTGGGGTGCGACAGCGTAATGTTTGCATTTTCGCCGATGCCAGGCATGCCGCCGAAGCCTCTTCACAAGGTTGGCTCGGGTGGCGAACTCGCGCGACTCATGCTCGCTATCGAGGTCAGCATTGGTGGCAAGGAGGGGGTGCCGACATTAGTCTTCGACGAGGTGGATCAGGGAGTCGGTGGAGCTGCCGCCGTAGCAGTGGGTGAGCTTTTAGCATCTATAGCCGAGACACGACAAGTGATCTGCGTGACGCACCTGGCTCAGGTCGCATCCTACGGAGATTGCCATTTTGTGATCGAGAAGGGACCAGCGGGGGCGCGTGCTAGAAGACTCGATCCAGGTGACCGAGTCAAGGAAATCTCTCGGATGTTGAGCGGACAAGCCACCTCCCGAGCCGCTAACAAGCACGCACAGGAGATCCTGCAACGAGCAGCGTCCAAGAAGGCTTCATGA
- a CDS encoding TlyA family rRNA (cytidine-2'-O)-methyltransferase: MRRERLDKEIVRRGLASTRSQAAELVNTGRVMVSGVLATKSARLVSPEEPIFVSGTRPKYVSRGGVKLEAALRSFRISPHRKICLDVGASTGGFTDCLLRHGASKVYAVDVGRAQLNERLRRDPRVVSLEATDARDLNATMVPDAIEVVTVDVSFISATKVVPSLVSFAAPEAWFIVLIKPQFEAGRGKVQRGGVLRDPSVHREVLKRVIERLEAEGLCLAGLRCSPIPGASGNIEYLSAWKLDQK, translated from the coding sequence ATGCGCCGAGAGCGCCTTGACAAGGAGATTGTAAGGCGAGGGTTGGCATCCACCCGTTCACAAGCGGCGGAGTTGGTCAATACAGGAAGGGTCATGGTCTCGGGAGTGCTGGCGACTAAGAGTGCGAGGCTGGTTTCACCAGAAGAGCCGATTTTTGTGAGTGGGACGCGGCCGAAATACGTTTCTCGAGGGGGGGTGAAGCTGGAAGCAGCACTACGCTCATTTAGGATTTCTCCGCATCGCAAGATCTGTCTCGACGTGGGCGCTTCCACGGGAGGTTTCACGGACTGCTTGTTGCGCCACGGCGCTTCTAAGGTTTATGCCGTCGATGTTGGCAGAGCTCAACTAAATGAGCGGTTGAGGCGAGACCCTCGGGTGGTTTCACTCGAGGCTACAGATGCAAGGGATCTCAACGCGACGATGGTTCCAGATGCCATCGAAGTCGTCACGGTTGATGTGTCTTTTATAAGCGCAACAAAGGTTGTACCGTCGCTCGTTTCTTTCGCCGCACCAGAAGCTTGGTTCATCGTTCTCATAAAACCACAGTTCGAAGCGGGAAGAGGGAAGGTTCAACGAGGAGGCGTATTACGAGACCCCTCGGTGCACAGAGAAGTGCTAAAGAGAGTCATCGAGCGCCTGGAAGCCGAGGGGCTTTGTCTTGCGGGACTTCGGTGCTCTCCAATACCTGGAGCTAGTGGAAACATCGAGTACCTTTCTGCTTGGAAACTGGACCAAAAATGA
- a CDS encoding MBL fold metallo-hydrolase, with translation MSRSMQRVGSRIYMIDSGFLGLPKLAAVYYIDAPRPALIETSGSLVAREVIETLKSAGVDALAYVIVSHIHLDHAGGAGHFLKEYPGAKLVVHPEGARHMADPERLHRSAERVYGKQAMIKEWGYLEPVPKDAIVPAADGQSLDLGDGALRILFTPGHAKHHICVFDLSEGALFLGDSAGVYLCDVEYQTLSAPPPDLDPYLACESLERVAELVPEVILFTHYGPGNETERLLENARRQYMEWLRVVEDGFYRSQNTEEIAERLAKEADPERSRLPQDAVARLAKLVPYDVQVEGYIGYLRRRTEKKRRNIGI, from the coding sequence ATGAGTCGAAGTATGCAGCGCGTCGGATCCCGAATCTACATGATCGATTCGGGGTTTTTGGGGCTTCCTAAGCTGGCTGCTGTTTACTACATCGATGCACCTCGGCCGGCCTTGATCGAAACTTCGGGATCTTTAGTAGCCCGGGAAGTTATCGAGACCTTGAAGAGCGCGGGCGTGGATGCTCTTGCCTATGTCATCGTCTCTCACATTCATCTCGATCACGCAGGAGGAGCTGGACACTTTCTGAAGGAGTACCCCGGAGCGAAACTGGTAGTCCACCCCGAAGGTGCCCGTCACATGGCCGATCCAGAACGGCTTCACAGAAGCGCAGAGCGTGTCTATGGTAAGCAAGCCATGATCAAGGAGTGGGGATACCTTGAGCCCGTACCTAAAGACGCCATCGTTCCAGCCGCAGATGGACAGTCACTCGACTTAGGCGACGGAGCACTGCGCATCCTCTTTACGCCAGGCCATGCAAAACACCACATTTGCGTCTTTGACCTTTCCGAAGGAGCTCTGTTTCTCGGAGACTCCGCGGGTGTGTATCTGTGCGACGTGGAATACCAGACTCTATCGGCACCGCCTCCAGACCTCGATCCATACTTGGCATGCGAATCACTGGAGAGAGTGGCTGAGCTAGTACCCGAGGTTATTCTCTTTACCCACTACGGCCCCGGGAATGAGACCGAGCGGCTTCTCGAAAACGCTCGCAGACAGTACATGGAATGGCTCCGAGTAGTGGAGGATGGGTTTTATCGCTCTCAAAACACTGAAGAAATCGCCGAGCGTCTCGCTAAAGAAGCGGACCCCGAACGAAGCAGACTCCCCCAAGACGCTGTCGCACGGCTTGCCAAGCTCGTGCCATACGACGTGCAAGTTGAGGGGTATATAGGCTATCTCCGGCGTCGCACAGAAAAGAAGAGGCGCAACATTGGAATTTAG